TGAATGTTGGGTTTTAACCCTAATTGTTCGAATTTCATTATTGTTATTTAAATTAAAAGAATGAGTATCAAATCAATTATCCCATTCAAAAAAGTGTGCAAAAGTATGCTTTATTTTGCAATAAATGCTTAAAAATAAATAATTTATAGAAAATATCTCTCATCCAAGATAAGGATATAATCATAAACACCAACTCTCAACAGCCTAACAACTTAAATTCAGTTGAGAAAGCCGTTAGTAATCTTTATGCTGAATTCATCTTAACAAGCAAATTATTCTTAACTTTGCGCCACCAAAAAAATTTAATATATTCTATCATGCAAAAGTCGATTATAATTCTGGCCGGAGGTGGTCCTGCACCCGGTATAAATACGGTAATAGCCACAGTAGCAAAAGTTTTTATTAAAGATGGATTTCGTATAATTGGCTTAAATGGTGGATACAAAGCGCTATTTGAAGAAAATCCAAATATCACTGAAATTGATTTTAAATTAGCAGATCGCATCCATAAAGAAGGAGGTTCTGCAATTCAAATGAGCCGACATAAACCAAAGGATAGCGAATTTAACACTAAAATATTTATCGATAATAACGTTAAATTATTAGTTACTATCGGAGGTGATGATACTGCCAGTACGGCTAATAGAATCGCAAAATTCTTAGCTAAGAATAATGTTCGTATTAAGAATATTCACGTTCCAAAAACAATTGATAACGATTTACCTTTACCTGAGGGAAACCCTACATTTGGTTATCATTCTGCAAAAAGCGAGGGCGTTCGTATGGCTACTACTATTTACGAAGATGCTCGTACAAGTGGCAACTGGTTTATTGTAAGCGCAATGGGAAGAGAAGCCGGACACCTTGCGTTCGGAATAGGAGCTGCTTGTCATTATCCACTTATTATTATCCCCGAGATGTTTAACAAAACCAAAGTTTCGTTAGATAAAATAATTCGCTTGATTATTTCATCTATTCTAAAACGAAAAGTTTTAGGAATCAATTACGGTGTTGTTATTGTAAGCGA
This sequence is a window from Bacteroidales bacterium. Protein-coding genes within it:
- a CDS encoding 6-phosphofructokinase, with amino-acid sequence MQKSIIILAGGGPAPGINTVIATVAKVFIKDGFRIIGLNGGYKALFEENPNITEIDFKLADRIHKEGGSAIQMSRHKPKDSEFNTKIFIDNNVKLLVTIGGDDTASTANRIAKFLAKNNVRIKNIHVPKTIDNDLPLPEGNPTFGYHSAKSEGVRMATTIYEDARTSGNWFIVSAMGREAGHLAFGIGAACHYPLIIIPEMFNKTKVSLDKIIRLIISSILKRKVLGINYGVVIVSEGVFHSMGDEEIESSGIVFTYDEHGHPELGNLSKAHIFNVLLQQKLKKLNIPVKSRPVEIGYEIRCVPPVAFDLVYCALLGMGVKKLFDQGISGAMVTSDQRGDILPLYLKDVEDENGKIKPRLVNIESERFKMVYEDNQQYIVESDYGTVKQIVENPEDYDFHKILNWVENK